TTCTCGACAGCGTCTACGAGCAGGATCACGTCACGGTCGATGCCGGCTTTGCCGAGGAAGGCTCGCTGGTCGGCCACAATCTGGCGGCCCATATCGAGGATCTGGAAAAACAGATGCGCGACGCTGCCGCTGACCTCGACTTCGAGACCGCCGCACGCCTGCGCGACGAGATCAAGCGCCTGCAGGAAACCGAGCTGGCGGTTGCCGACGACGCCATGGCCCGCCAGTCCGACGTCGACAGCAAGACCGGCGGCTATCGCGGCGACCGCAAATTCGGCGCCGGCGGCACCAAGGAAGGCGTCAGCGGCAAGAAGAAACTCACCGCCAGGGACAAGGCCAAGGCCGCCAGAGAGAAAAACGCCCTGCCGAACCCAAGCGCCAAGGTGCGCAAGAACTCCCTCGACGAGATGACGGTAGGGCGGACGGAAGTGCCGCTCGGCTCGGACGATCCGAAACCCGTTGTCCGGGGCAAGATCGGGGCGGGGTCCTATGAGGATCCGGCGGAAGAGAAGCGGCGGCGTGGCCGGCCGAAGAAGAGCGGGCGGCCGGGGCAGTAGGGAACCGGCACTGAACAAGTGTGGTTCGGGACACTAATCCCGGTAGTCCCCTTGAATTTGCTCAGGCCGCGCGTTTCTCAGAAAGGGCCGCCAGCCGGCACGCAGCCACCTCTTTGCAGCCCCTGCTTTGCAGGCTAACCTTTTCCAAAAGCATGCAAGGGGGAAGTCATGCGTGCCATCCTGGCCATTCTGGGTGCCGTCGTCGGGGCGGTCGTCGGTTATATCGGCGCGTTTTTCACCGCCTACCCGATCTTCGTCGCCATCGAAGGCAGCGACATGAATGGCGGCATTGCCATGGGCGTCGCGGTCACCGTCGGGCCGCTGATGGCGATCGTCATGGCAATCCTCTTCCTGTTTCTGGTGCTGAAGCTGGTCAAGCCGAAGCCCCGGCCGGAACCGGTGATCGATCCGAACGAGGACCCGGACGAGAAATTCTTCCGCCCGCCGCCCGGCAAGGGCCCCGGCCCGGACACCCAGACGCTGGTCGCCGTCGGGGTGGTCATCTTGATGATCGTGCTCGGGGTGAACTGGCTCTGGGGGTGAGCAAACGTCCTCCATTCGCCACCGTCATTCCGGAAAAGCGCAGCAAAGCTGTGCGCCGATCCGGAACCCAGCGTGTCAGCGTGAGCGCAGCGAACTCAAGCGCCGGAAGCAACGCAGCAAAGAATATAGCCGCGCCCAAGGCGCGAAAGATTTCTGGGTCCCGGATCTGGCCATGCAGCTTCGTTGCAGAACGTCCGGAATGACGATGGAGGGGTTCGAAAATTACCCTTATAGATTGCGCGATGAAGGAAACCACACCACAATCGTGCCATGACCACCCATGTCTACATTCTCGCATCCGCCCGAAACGGAACGCTCTATATCGGGGTGACAACAGACCTTTCGCGGCGTCTGTTTGAATATCAGAACGGCCTGATCGGAGGGTTCACCAGCACCTATAACGTCAAGCGTCTTGTCTACGCAGAAGAGCACGACCGCATTGACGACGCGATTGTCCGGGAGAAGCAGCTGAAGTCCTGGAAACGTGCCTGGAAAATGGCATTGATTGAAAAGAGCAACCCGGAATGGCTGGATCTGACGGCAACCGGTTTTGGTTAGTCGGCGTTCGCTTCGCTCACACTTATGTCTGGGTTCCGGATCACGCGTTGGCGCTCTCGCGCCACGCTGTCCGGAATGACGATGGTGAGTTTGTTTGCACCCCTCTCCACTGTCATTCCGGACAAGCGCAGCAAAGCTGTGCGCCGATCCGGAACCCAGCATGTCAGCGTGAGCGCAGCGAACTCATAAACGACGGGCGAAACAGCATTGAACAAAGACGCGCCAAGGGCGCGAAGGATGTCTGGGTTCCGGATCTCGACATGCGACTGCGTTGCAGACCGTCCGGAATGACGATGGTTGGTTTGTTTGCCCCCCTCTCCGCCGTCATTCCGGACAGCGTGGCGCTTATGCGCCATCGTGTGATCCGGAACCCAGTGTTTCAGCGCGAGCACAGCCCGCTCATTTTCAATTCCGTACCAACACAAAAGCCGCCCGGTCGTCTCCAACCAGGCGGCTTCGTCACTCAAACGCGAAAGACCCTGCTCAAATCCCCTTGAACAGAACCCCGGCCGCCAGAACCGCCCAGGAGGCGATCAGGATGTGGGCGGTCGAGAGGCCGATGCTGGGGACGGCGATGCCGGCGAGCGGCAGGACGGCGACAACAAAGAGCGCAAGGGAAATCAGGAAAACGAGAAAGGACGGGGGTGTCAGTCGCATGGGAACCTCCTGGGAAACAGACGAACCGATCCGGCACCGGTCCGCTGCCCAGGGCGGCTTCCGGCGGGATCGGGAGTTCTTCGCCGCCCAACCCCAAATGCCCGGCCGGTCCGGCGCGGCCACCTGAGCGAGCCGCAGCGAAATTGTCAATGTCGGAAGTGACGGGGTTTTGTCGGGTCCAGAGGTTTTTGCAAGGAAGGCCCGCTCTGTTGGATCGAGAGCGTCCAAGCAGCGTTCTGTGATCTGCACGAATTGTGACCCCGCCCCCGGCGATCAGGCCAATGTCTGGACCTAGAACGTCCAGGCCGTGTTGATCCAGGAGATTTCGGTGCCGTCGATGTAAACGCCGATTTCAGCGGCCGCGGACGCGTTTGCCGGGTCGGCGTAGAACCACAGATGCGCGTCGCGGCCATCGCCTGTCTCAAAATAATAGCCCGAGCCGCCGCGATCCGCATTGCGCAGATCCCCTGCCCCGAAGCGCTCGTCATAGCGGCCCTGAACCAGGATCTCACCGTCCTTCAGACAGAGCTCCAGGAGCGGTGTCCCCTTCTCCGAGATCCTGAGGCTATGCGGACCCTCGGCAAATTCCAGGTAGCGCTCAGCCTTGTCCAGGGCCAGAACATCGCCCTGTCCCGGGCAGGCTGCGGCTTCAGGTGCCGGCTGCACCGGCGTTTCCAGGGCGAACTCCAGATGAACGGACAAGGTGCCTTCGGTATAGGGCAGCTGACGGTCAGCGGTCTTGGTGCGCACGAAATTGGTGATGTCGATCAGGGCCTCGGTCAGGCGCACCGTCTCCTTGGCGGTCAACACCTCGAAGAAGGCCTCCATGAAGGGGCTATTGTCGCCCTCTCCATCCAGCGCCTGGTGGTCGGGTTGAGCGGAATAGACCACCATCAGGTCCTGCAGCTGATGATTGACCCGGGCAAGGCCCCTGGCATCGGAGGAGAAGAGCTTGGTCAGCGACCGGGTCGCTTCGAAGGGATTGTCCCGGCAGGCATCGACGATCAGCAATTTGACGCCCTTGGCCACTGACAGCGCCTCCAGCAGCTCGTCCATCCGGACGGCCGTCTGCTGGAACACCTCCCGTGTTTCCGCGCCCGTATCGGTCGCCAGCAGATAGTTGATATTGTCCGCCTGAACGCCATGTCCGGCAAAGAAGATCGCCGCGACCTCGGCCGAGGCGGCCCTGGCCTTGAAGTCCTTCAGGGCAGCCCGCATGGTGGCCGCGTCCGCGTCCAGCACCACCTCCGTCTCAAAGCCGAGCGCGGCAAAGGTTCTGGCAGCGAGATCCGCGTCCCGCACAGGATTGTCCAATGGCGCAACACTTTGATAGGCGCTGTTGCCGATGATCAGCGCGGTCCTGGCCGCCTGTGCCGTTCCCGACAGGCCGACCCAGAAAACCATGGCCAAGAGAACTCCGACAGCTTGCAGCATTCCAGCCTCCTCGGCAGACTGATCCTGGCAGGGAGAAAACGCCTCCCGATCCGGCACAGTCTAGCGCGAGTGCGCGCAAGCGGCTCATAAAAATGACGTTAGGGAAATTTTCTGATCAAGGCACGGTGAGTGAATAGACCTCAACCGGCCCTTTCAGACCGCGGAGCTGCTGCGGCCCTTCCGCCACCAGCTGGTTGGCCGGCAGCTTTTCCGCCAGGGCGGCATCCAGCAACACGGCCCGCCCCAGCACCTTGGCATGGGCTTCCAGGCGCGCCGCGCGGTTGACCGTATCGCCATAGACGGTAAAGGCCTGCCGGTCCGAAGACCCGATGCTGCCGGCCGCAACCGGGCCCGCCGCCAGTCCGATGCGGATGGCAAAACCTGCCGCCTGCGCTTCGCCGATAAGCGCGTTGCCGGCAGCAACCGCCTCCCGCTCGGGCCTGTCGCTTTCAATCGGCGTTCCGAAGGCGGCCATCAGGCCATCGCCGGTGAACTGAATGACCACCCCACCGTGGCGGCTGATCTTTTCAGCGCAACCGGACAGGAAGTCGTTCAGATGTTCGATCACTTCCGTTGGCGGGCGGCCCGCCGAGTAGCTGGTGAAACCGGCAATATCCATCACCAGGATCACGGCGGGCCGTTCCTGCGGGGTCAAGGCTTCCGGATCCTCGATCAGGCGCTTGGCAATGGCTTCGGGCACATAGCGGCCGAGGGTTGCCGCGATCTGCTCACGCTCGGCCTGAGCGGCGACCTGCGCCAGAAACACGCGGCGCGCCCGCGCCACGGCCAGGGCGAGGATCAGGGTCGCAATCATCAGGAAACCGGTTTCCTCGATCCGATTCCCCCGGCCGATGAAATCGGCAGACAGAAACAGGGCTTCGTAATCGGCGCGCGTTGCCCCGGGCGTCAGGTCTGACCAGGACAGTCTGCGTTCCATACCGGAAATCGCGATGAAAAACGCTGCGAACCAGCCCGCCACGGCCACACTGCCCGCCCAGAGCACCAGGCGCGGCGACAGCGACAGGGTCGC
This genomic interval from Labrenzia sp. VG12 contains the following:
- a CDS encoding GIY-YIG nuclease family protein, whose protein sequence is MTTHVYILASARNGTLYIGVTTDLSRRLFEYQNGLIGGFTSTYNVKRLVYAEEHDRIDDAIVREKQLKSWKRAWKMALIEKSNPEWLDLTATGFG
- a CDS encoding caspase family protein, translated to MLQAVGVLLAMVFWVGLSGTAQAARTALIIGNSAYQSVAPLDNPVRDADLAARTFAALGFETEVVLDADAATMRAALKDFKARAASAEVAAIFFAGHGVQADNINYLLATDTGAETREVFQQTAVRMDELLEALSVAKGVKLLIVDACRDNPFEATRSLTKLFSSDARGLARVNHQLQDLMVVYSAQPDHQALDGEGDNSPFMEAFFEVLTAKETVRLTEALIDITNFVRTKTADRQLPYTEGTLSVHLEFALETPVQPAPEAAACPGQGDVLALDKAERYLEFAEGPHSLRISEKGTPLLELCLKDGEILVQGRYDERFGAGDLRNADRGGSGYYFETGDGRDAHLWFYADPANASAAAEIGVYIDGTEISWINTAWTF
- a CDS encoding adenylate/guanylate cyclase domain-containing protein; its protein translation is MTQAIPRTAPDTTRLLKAERRGLRLAIVCRTVAVGAAFLWVGSSWLAFGFYPNPLIFLVLGLFTAVGIAHASVIGTRFDRWWMKYAIYTIDILAICTTFAFLPVIQGEDVPQILAFRAYGIYYLFPLVAMATLSLSPRLVLWAGSVAVAGWFAAFFIAISGMERRLSWSDLTPGATRADYEALFLSADFIGRGNRIEETGFLMIATLILALAVARARRVFLAQVAAQAEREQIAATLGRYVPEAIAKRLIEDPEALTPQERPAVILVMDIAGFTSYSAGRPPTEVIEHLNDFLSGCAEKISRHGGVVIQFTGDGLMAAFGTPIESDRPEREAVAAGNALIGEAQAAGFAIRIGLAAGPVAAGSIGSSDRQAFTVYGDTVNRAARLEAHAKVLGRAVLLDAALAEKLPANQLVAEGPQQLRGLKGPVEVYSLTVP